The Frankiaceae bacterium genome contains a region encoding:
- the plsY gene encoding glycerol-3-phosphate 1-O-acyltransferase PlsY: protein MTYVLAAVVGYLLGAVSPATLVARHFGADLRGSGSGNPGATNVGRVLGRKAGIAVGLLDVAKGYVPALAFALLASHEAGLVAGFAAMLGHVSSPYLRGHGGKGVATAAGAILGSHPAWAPYVLVVWVLVVVVTKWVALGSVTSALVLVVVALVYRDSGADVAWAAAIAFVVLLRHQVNFVRWWTNKRSSTDLV from the coding sequence ATGACGTACGTCCTCGCCGCTGTCGTCGGCTACCTGCTCGGCGCCGTGTCGCCGGCGACGCTCGTCGCGCGGCACTTCGGCGCGGACCTGCGCGGGTCCGGCTCCGGCAACCCCGGCGCCACCAACGTCGGGCGCGTCCTCGGCCGCAAGGCCGGCATCGCCGTCGGCCTGCTCGACGTGGCGAAGGGGTACGTGCCCGCGCTCGCGTTCGCGCTGCTGGCGTCGCACGAGGCGGGGCTCGTCGCGGGTTTCGCGGCGATGCTGGGACACGTGTCGTCGCCGTACCTGCGCGGCCACGGCGGCAAGGGCGTCGCGACCGCGGCCGGCGCGATCCTCGGCTCGCACCCTGCGTGGGCGCCGTACGTCCTCGTCGTCTGGGTGCTCGTCGTCGTCGTCACGAAGTGGGTCGCGCTCGGCTCGGTGACGTCGGCGCTGGTGCTCGTCGTCGTGGCGCTCGTCTACCGCGACAGTGGCGCGGACGTCGCGTGGGCGGCGGCGATCGCGTTCGTCGTGCTGCTGCGCCACCAGGTGAACTTCGTGCGGTGGTGGACGAACAAACGGTCGTCCACAGATTTGGTCTGA